CGGACCCAGAGCCCGAGCCCGACTTCGAGGAAAGGGACGAGTCCGAAGGTGTGAGTCCGCCCAAACCCTGAGCCGGCTTGGCGGGAGGGCATGGCCTGGGAAGCGGATGCCGGACCCCACCTCTTTGACCACTGTTCCCGTCATCTCTAGATTCCTGAAGGCCAGAGCTCTGACCGGCGGTGCCCCGCCCATGCTGGATAGGACCTCGGATGCTGCTGGGAGCTGAATCGGATGCCACCAAGGCTCGGTCCAGCCCAGTACCGCTGGAAGTGAATAAACTCCGGAGGGTCGGATGGGACCTGGGCTCTCTCCACGATTCTGGCTGTTTGCCCAGGAACTGAGGGTGGGTACCTCTGAGTCCCAGGGACCTGGGCAGCCCCAAGCCCACCACGAGCATCATCCAGTCCTCAGCCCTAATCTGCCCTTAGGAGTCCAGGCTGCACCCTGGAGATCCCAGACCCAGCCCCCTAGTGGGACAAGGACCTGACCCTCCTGCCCGCATACACAACCCATTTCCCCTGGTGAGCCACTTGGCAGCATATGTAGGTACCAGCTCAACCCCACGCAAGTTCCTGAGCTGAACATGGAGCAAGGGGAGGGTGACTTCTCTCCACGTAGGGAGGGCTTAGAGCTCACAGCCTTGGGAAGTGAGACTAGAAGAGGGGAGCAGAAAGGGACCTTGAGTAGACAAAGGCCACACACATCATTGTCATTACTGTTTTAATTGGCTTCTCTCTGGACTGGAAGCTCAGTGAGGATTCTGACCAGTAACTTACACAAAAGGCGCtctatacatattataatatatttgctTACTAAATGAATAAGGACTTTCCAACTGCGTTTCTgagttttacagatgggaaaactaagGCCAAAGGATAGGAGTGGGGTTCACACAGCTAAGTCTGAAGGGAAACTGGAAGCAGCAACCACCTCTGCACCTCACCTGGTCTAAGAGGGGTTCAGGACTTGGGCCACCAAACTCTAGGGCCTGTCCCTCAGGTGCAGTTGCAGCTGCTCCTAGGCTATGCCAACCTCTGCCAGAGACCAGCTGTGAGGGTGTGAGCAAAGACAGGAACAGCAGAGGCCAGTGGAGGGAGTGGGGAACAGGGCCAAGGGAGCTCTTGGGCTTGATTCTCAAGGCCTgaatcagtgtgtgtgtgtgtgtgtgtgtgtgtgtgtgtgtgtgtgtgtaatgggaGTGGGGCTGGGAAAATTGGTGCCTTCCAAGAAGGAGTGTCCTGtccaaccccccaccccccccaacccCACGGAACCTTCAGGAGCTGCTGCTCCCAGCCACAGGAAGTAGACCATATAAATATGGAATAAATACATGACCAGTGAGAGAGGCAAAATGTCGGAAAGCAGACCCCAGGCCAGCTGGGTCTCTACTACCAGGACCCCAGGCTCAGGCCATCAATCACCCCAGGAGAAGGGATCCCGACCCCCAccaggacccagtgagaggtagaCAGCACGAATGCTGAAGGAGCACCAAGGGGCCAGGTAAGGGAAGGGAGAGACTGGAGTACTGGAACAACCAAAGCCATCTCATGCAAGAACAAGTTTCTATTCCCAAACCACCCCCATCCCCATCAATGCTCAGCTCTCTTCCTGCCCCCATGCCTTCCCTCTGCTCAACAGAGAGCTGGAGGCAGGAGGGCGACTCAGTTTGCCAGACATGCTGCTGCAGGTCCCCAGACCCCAGGGAGGCTGGCAAGGGACACAAACACTTTGATGTTGCCACTCCTCCTCAAGGAATGCTCCTGCCCTCCCAACACCCCCAAGAAACACCTAGGCCGTGGACACACAGAGCAAACTGCTTCATGTTCTGGGGGCCTATCTGGAGCTTCTGTCCAGGGCCTCTGTCTGCAGCCCTCAACGGACATCAGTCGGGTAGCAGGCGACCCAGCTCTGCCTCATCCAGCCGGTTGGTGGCCATGATGTGCTCCAGCTGCTGCCGGTAGCGTGCCAAGTCCTGCATGAAGTGGGGCACCCGGGTATTATCCAGCACCCCATGGGGCCGCAGGTGGTCCACATCCTCATAGGACACCTGCAGGAGGAAGCCAGGCATCAGGCATAGGCAGTGGCCCCTGGCTTTCAGGTAGCTGGTCCCAGCCCACTGCTTACAGCTCACAGCCTTTGCTCCGGGacttcttcctctcccctcctgaTCCACAATTAGCTACAACGTTTTATACCTCTAGACTCAATCCTTCATCTTTGCTCTTTCTCTCAACAGTTTCTTTTTGTCATAGATGCCCTACAACCCCACTTCTCTCTCCAGCCCAGCCTCTCAGACCCTCACCTCCAAACATGGACATCCAACTGCCTCCTTAATGTCTTCCCCTGGATAACCCTCAGGATGGCCCCATGTCCAATAGTCAACTCCTGAGTGCCAGCTTATGCCAGCTCCACCCTCTTCACAGTCACCCAGGTCAGATTCCAGGGAGGGGGCTTGGACTCTCACCCTCCCATCAGGGTAGCCGCTGAGTTAAAAGTATTCCCCTCTCTGAAGAGCTCTCCAGCTTGTCCCTTCATCTCCAACCCAGCGGCCACTGCCTGGTTAGGCCAGACCACCATCCCTTCTGCAGGAGTGACAGGCAAGGCCTCCTCCGTGCCCCTGCACTCCCTTCCCTAGTCCTCTCTCCAATCCACCTCCCATATGATGTCCAGAAGGAGGCTTCTGAAGCAAATATCAgtgtcactcctctgcttaaaGCTCCTCTCACTCCCCGTTGCTTCAGATGAAATCTACTTTCCTCGGCCTGGCACAAATGCCAGTGCCAGGGAGTTGGTCCCTGGCCATTTCTGCAGCCTTCTTCCCCTGGCCTTCCTGATCACTCCCTTGGCCTGGAATGCTCATCTCCTTTGAGATGCAGTATCTACATACACCTGCAGCCTCCGTTAAGCACCTGGTTTTGCTGCCAGAGTCATTTCATCTCCTGTTCTCACTTCCACCCAcgctccccaccaccaccacaggcctGACACCCAGCCCTCGGTCTAGCACCAATCCGAGGCTCAGGGAATTCTACAGCGAGGCAGGGAGCTGGCTGGGACCTCTGAAGGTCCACAGCCCCTCACCTTGCCCAGTGAGGTCAGCAACGGGAAATCGATGGTCTGGCGATGTCGCAGAATGCGCACGATGCCGTCCAGGTACACCTGGTCCTTGCTGAAACAACCTGGGAGGGCAGGAAGGCGGTGAGCCCCGCCCCTCGCCCGaagccccgcccccaccccggcTCTAGGCACCTCCCCCGCGCTGGCGCACACCTGGCAGCGAGGTGTCGGTCTGGCCGCGCTTGGCGCGCACGCAGTACTCCCAGCGCACATCGGCGTCCTGCACGTAGCGCTCCAGGTCCTGGAAGAGCTGACGGAAGGACATGCGCGCGGCGCGGTGGATGGTGTAGTAGAGCAGTGCAGCGCGCCACAGGAACGGCTGCTTGCGGAACAGCACGCTGTGCAGGCTGGCCAGGCCCTCCTCGGTGGGGTTCGCCGGCCGCAGCCCGTACCGCAGCCGGCCCTCCGCGTTGTGCCACGGCTGGCGCGCGTTGTTCACGCCCCGCAGGTAGTGGGTGCCTGCGGGGAAGGCGAGAGGAGGCGGCGCTGGGCGGGGCGTTCGGGGACCCGCCTGCgagcccagccctggccctgtTCCATCTGGCCGGGGCTCTGGCCGCGACACTTCCATCCTCATGCTCCTGAACTCAGGCTCGCACACAGGctctcccagccccaggcagcgTGAAGCTCCTCCTCCTGTGGACTCGCACCCAAGGATCCACAGAGACTCACATACATGAATCCTCTCCCACCCATCCGCCCCCCACCCTACACCCACGCACCCACACACGTGCACGAACTCTCCCAAACTGACATTGCCCCCAGCCCTCCTGGGCACAATACATATACCACCCTGCCCAACATCCTGGGTGCCCATATCATCTTGAACAGTCACGCTGATGCCCCCGGTAAAAATCACCTCTTGCCCAGAGCAACAGGATTCTCGAGGAAGAGGGACAGACAGATAGGAATAGTGCCCTGCACCCCCCTGCCCAAACTGGCCAGTCCCCTCCTAAACCAGGCGCCATGTGTCCTCAAGTCAAGTCCATTCCCAGGACCTGGCCTTCCATCCACCCTGGAGGGCCAGCGTGGTGGCTGGCCTGGTGGGACCCTGAGGGTTCTTCCTCTGGCCGGTCAGGGCCTGACCAGCCTTGCCCGCACTGTCGGGAGAAGTCGGAGAGgaagtggagagagaaaaatataccCGAAAGGACCAAGAGATGAGAGCGAGCCCAGAGCATGGGCAGGCATGTTCTGGCCTACCTCTATAAGCAGAGGGCGGGAGGTGGCTGCTCAGGAAGGGAAAGCCCCGACCtcaggagggaagggggagaaacAAAAAGGGGAGTTATTGGGGCCCCTCCTTCCCACCCCTCCCAGCTCCCAGGCCCCTTTCATGCCTACCCATCTGCCCGGATACCCACACCCTGACCTATCTCATGCCGCAGCATGCCCTCCAACCAGTACTGGCGGGCTCCGGTCAGGTTGATCGCCAATGTGGGCCGGCTGTTCTCCACCATCATCACTGCCTGGGACAGCAGGTCCTCACTCAGCTGCACCACAACCTGCAGGTGGCAGTGCTCTGAGCCATGGCCACCAGCCTGGGGCCAGGGTGCAGGTGGACCCAATGATGCCACAGGGCAGCGAGGCCAGACAATTGGCCAGGGCACCCACCCTTCATCACCTTTGCTCAGAACCAGCTCCCACCTcactggggcaggggcaggggtgggtCAGGTGTGGAGCTGGACCTGGGACCGCCCACAAGACACCCTGATTTGGGGCATGTAGAGGAAGGGCTCTGCGGGCAAGCTCACCTCCCCGACGCAGCCCTCCTTCTGCATGTATTTGCGCACAATCGACCATATCTGGCACTTGGTGAGCAGCTGCCCCCCAGTGGCAGCCTCAAAGTGTTCATAGGTTCCAAACTTCTCCAGAACAGCCTCAATGATGCCAACTGCCTGTACACGGGGCCACAGTGGCTGGTCAGGACAAGCCCCTTGGGTGGTCAGGGCCAGGATATGGTGGGGAGGCTGGACTGACCTGATGGATGAACTGTCCAGAGGCCTCGCAGTACTTTTCCAGCACAGCCGTGGGCATGGGCTCCTGGTACTCAAACTGTGGATTGTAGGTGTAATGGGACTGGAAGAACTTGTCTCGCTCACGGTCCATGTTGGTTGGCCGCAGGGCCACCAACATGCAGGGGCTCTTGCTGGCAATATGGCCTGCATCCCTTTGAGTCTTAGCAATGtgaggcagggaggctgcaggcCGCAGGGTGCCCCCACCTGGGTTCCGTCCCCGTCCAGGTGGAGGCCGTCCCAGGGTGCCACGCCCCCGCCGGCCAGTACTATTTACAGAGTAGGTGCTCTCACTGCGACGCATGTGGCCACGGTGGCCCAGGAGCATCTGTGAGAACGgctgctgctcaggctggggcTGCAGTGCTGGGGGGACTGCCAGAGCCAGGGGCAAGGCCAGGGACTGAGACCAGGGGTACAGTGGTGGCCCATCTCGGTCTGAGGACTTCAGCCTATGGCGCAGGGATGGGGGACTGGTAGGCGGGCTGGGGGGTGCCTGATCATACGCCTGAGCCCCCGAGTCCAGCACCATTCTGTCCTGGGGGTCACATCCAGCCGGGTCACTCCAACTCCCCACACTGTCGACCTCTGGGGACACAGAAGGGCATGTGGAGACCAGCATGAGTGGGTGTGACCAAACGACCAGCAGGCCCTGTACTCCACATTGCCTCTGCTGGGCCCTTGGTGGGCCCAGGCTCTGCTACCAGGGGTCTGATTGGCTGCAGCGTCCATTGCCTCCAGCAGACTCACCCAAATATGCTGGGCTGGAAGAAAGCacttttgttttcgtttttgttttttgagacagggtctcactctgttgcccaaggtggagtgcagtgcaatgATCAtacctcattgcagcctccaactcctggcctgaagtgatcctcccgcctcagcctcccaaagtgctggaattaaatgcatgagccaccgcacccagccgaaagCAAGAGTTTTAAACACCCACCTAGATGGTGGTTACTGGAATCCTCTCAGCCTGAGCTCCTGAAGGCAAGGACTGAGCCCCTTACTCGTGATTCTAATCTCTGTGCTCACTCACTTAATCTGGGAGGTGGTACAGTGCAGCTTCAGCTGCCTGGGCAGATTAGGTAGGTGAGAAGACCTCAGGGACTGCCTTCAGCCTATGGCATCTTCTCAGTGCCACCCCTGCCCATCCACCTGGCTTTACCCACATCCTCCTGCCTATTTGGCCTCAGTCAGTTTCAATGTTTGAGGGCCCCATGCTTACGCCGGTACCCCCCAGAATGCCCTCTCTCCTCTGAGCCATCTGTTGAAATCCAAATTAGAATCTGCTTTTGGGGAGCAGAAGGAAGCTTCAGCAAATCCAAGCCAATCTCTGGCTTGTCCCCTATCTGAGGGATCTTTCCAGTGGTCATCCAAAGCCAGTGTCAGGGCGCTCACCCCGACTCTGTTCCAGGACTCAGTCCAATCCCAACTCTCCCCAGAGACTGCCTGGAGAGGCTCCAGCTGCTGAGCTCCCTTGCCTGCTCAGTGACTCACTTCCAGcatttctcctttctcctacatCATCAATCTCTTCCTCTCTATTGGAGTCTTTCCATCAGGATAAACACATGCTGTTActtctccatcttaaaaaacaaaacaaaaccctcacTAGAACCCACACTCCTCCAGCTACAGCCCCGCTGCATCTCCCTCCACCTGCTCCTATTGCAGCACATACCTCGAGTCATCTATACCCAGTCTCCAGTTCCTTTTTTCCTGTTCTCTCTTAAATTCACTCTAATTAGCCTTTTGTTCCCAGCACTCCATCCAAATTGATCTGATCAAGGTCACCAATGACCAGCAATGACCTTCATATTGATCAGCACCCGATACAGTTAATCACTACCTCctggaggccaggcagggtggctcaggcctgtaatcccagcactttgggaggccgaggcgggcggatcacctgtggtcgggagttcgagaccagtctgaccaacatggagaaaccccgtctctactaaaaatacaaaattagctgggcgtggtggcacatgcctgtaatcccagctactcgggaggctgaggtaggagaatcgcttgaacccgggaggcggagtttgtggtgagccaagattgtgccattgcactccagcctgggcaacaacagcgaaactccgtctcaaaaaaaaaaaaaaaagtcactgcatCCTGGAAACATGCTGTCCACTTGGTTTTCCAAACACAGTCGAACTTAGTTCTCCTCCTACCTTGCTGGTCATCCCTGTCTCCCTGACCTCTTAACACTGTAATGCTCCAGGACTTGCCTATGGAAACTTCTCCATTTATGTTCACTCCCTAGATGTTCTCATCCACTCTTGTGGTTTTACATACATTAGCTCAGACTTCTTCCATAAACTTTAGACCAGTGTTGCCAATTTCAGTGCAATTTGAGGTACTGtctatttgcccaggctggtcttgaattcctggcctcaagcgatcttcccacctcagccttccaactagctggaaccacaggcacatgccatcatgtccATCTTCACTGCAGTGTCATCACTTGAATGTTTAACAGGCATATCAAACAGAATATGTCCTCTGTCTGGGATGTTCCTCCCCCTGTATAATGGCATGGGTCACTCTCTCACTCTCCTCAAATCTCTGCATCAATACCATGTTATTAGAAAAGCCTAACACACCCTCAATAAAATAGTaaacctcctctcccctctccactATCTCCCCTTCCCCAAATTATTGTTCTTTGTAGCAGTCATCACCATCTGGAGTGTACTTCAGTACAGTTTATATTTGTATGATAGGTATATTTGATAGTTATCTGTTTTATCTTTTCCAACATTCACAGCTGTGTCCCCAGaacccagaacagtgcctggcctgcagcaattgctcaataaataaatgaatccaagAGCTCTTCTTTCAGAACTAGAATTATTCCTTCCCTGCACTTTGCTTCCCTATCTAGACTTCATCTTCCCCCTCTCCACTCCTCTCTACCCTGCCTAATGACCAGCTGCTTGAAAAGACTTCAGGTCCCAGGCTTCACTCCCTTTAACTAACTGTACAGTTTTTTGGACTCCTCACCCCTTTACAGGTTTCTACTTGGCCCAGTTCCCTCCATCTCCCCTTCTTTCATTCGACATACCTCCTCGAAATTACCAGAATACGCCTGTTTTTTTCACGTCTCGGGTCCTTCCGCCAAGAATGCCTTTGCAATATATTCCTGGAGCAAACTCTTAACCATTCTTCAAGGCTCAGTTTAGgcctcacttcctccaggaagccttccccgCGTCTAGTGTCCCATTGCTTCGGCGACTTCTTTACTCAGAGCTGTCACTGTCGGAGTCTAGGTCCGTGTCCTCCCACAATCCCCTGAACGCCCCGAAGGCAGGAACGGGGTCTGATTCACCCCCGTGTACCAAGCACCCAGCACTGGGTGCATAATGAATGAAGGATGGATGGGGGAGGAGGCCCCCACTATTAAGGCGGGGTCTGGTGACAAATGAGAGGGTGTGGCCTGTGCCGATGAGAAGCCCCGGAGAGGACAAGGTGAAGAGCCAATGGGGAACCAGAAATTGAGGAGGGGCGTGACCTGCAGCCAATAAGTGGTGGGGGATAAGGTGAAGGGCGTGCCCAATGGAGGGTGGGGCCAGGAGACAATGGAGTGGAGGCTTCTCCGGGAGATCAGGAAAGGTCGCGTCGCGCGCCTCCTCCCGGCCTTTGGGGGGGGTCCGTCCGCGTGTCGTGCCCCCACCTGTTCGCTCCTCTGCTCGCCGCCCGCCGCTCCCGCTCTGCTTCACCGGCCACCGGACGCCCAGCCGGCGGGAGCCGACGCCGATGACGTACGTCCTCGGGCGCGCGCACGCTCTTACGAAAGCGGGGGGCTTCGCGTCAGTCTCCGCGGCGGCGCGCCCCCGAGGCCACTGGGAGCGAAGCCAGGCAGAGTTGAGGGGGCGGTGTTCGTGGTCCTGGGCCCGCCCCCTTCCCAAGGCCACAGTGAGTTGCTGGGCTTCAGGGGCTCCCAGGCGGCCAGGGCGGCCGAGACTCTTGCTCACTGCCTGGGCGCGGAGACGTGGGGGCGTAGCCCGCGGCCTCGGGAACGCAGTCTGCACAGAAGGCAGATGACTGCATAGGCGGGGCGCAGCCCGTGTACCAGGACGGGAGCCAGGATACTTTAAGCGTGTCACTCTGCAAGAATTCCCTCAACCCTCGTGGGCACTTTTATTCCATCCCAccttccccaacacacacagactCAGGCGTCCGGCAGCCGTGGTTTATTCTGCGAGCATCAGGGCTCGGGCGCAGGACCCCGAGGGCAGGCAGGAAGCCGGCGCGGGCGCGGGCGCGGGCACGAGGCTGAAGAGGACGCGGCGGCTCGCGCGGGGCGAGGGCGGCAGCGCAGCCTGCAAGGAGCTGATCGCGGCCAGGTGCTGCTCCCGGGACAAGTCCCCGCGCAGGCCCAAGAGGGCGGAGATGTGGTCCTCGCTGCAGGGGCACCAAGGAGGCGCGTCAGCCCCGTCCTCCCCGCCCTCCGGCTTCTCTTCCCTTCTGGCCCCCAGTCCGCACCTCACGTCGGGAAATTGTTGCCGCAGGCCAGCCACCTCCAGGCCCAGCAGCGCGGGGTCGCGGAGGTTTAGCAGCTCCCTCAGGGCGAGCAGCACCGGCGCGCAGTGCGCGTTCTCCTCCAGGCCCTGAGCACGTCGGGGTAGGGTCTCGCGCCAGCCCTCTCTCCCACCCAGCCACTGAGACTCTCGCCCGTCTGCCCGCCCAAGAACCTCTCACCAAACTGAGGAAAAGCTGCTGAAGCTGGGCAGCATCGTGCCGCAGGCGCTCGGCCGCCTG
This sequence is a window from Gorilla gorilla gorilla isolate KB3781 chromosome 18, NHGRI_mGorGor1-v2.1_pri, whole genome shotgun sequence. Protein-coding genes within it:
- the MATCAP1 gene encoding microtubule-associated tyrosine carboxypeptidase 1, coding for MVLDSGAQAYDQAPPSPPTSPPSLRHRLKSSDRDGPPLYPWSQSLALPLALAVPPALQPQPEQQPFSQMLLGHRGHMRRSESTYSVNSTGRRGRGTLGRPPPGRGRNPGGGTLRPAASLPHIAKTQRDAGHIASKSPCMLVALRPTNMDRERDKFFQSHYTYNPQFEYQEPMPTAVLEKYCEASGQFIHQAVGIIEAVLEKFGTYEHFEAATGGQLLTKCQIWSIVRKYMQKEGCVGEVVVQLSEDLLSQAVMMVENSRPTLAINLTGARQYWLEGMLRHEIGTHYLRGVNNARQPWHNAEGRLRYGLRPANPTEEGLASLHSVLFRKQPFLWRAALLYYTIHRAARMSFRQLFQDLERYVQDADVRWEYCVRAKRGQTDTSLPGCFSKDQVYLDGIVRILRHRQTIDFPLLTSLGKVSYEDVDHLRPHGVLDNTRVPHFMQDLARYRQQLEHIMATNRLDEAELGRLLPD